A DNA window from Helianthus annuus cultivar XRQ/B chromosome 15, HanXRQr2.0-SUNRISE, whole genome shotgun sequence contains the following coding sequences:
- the LOC110911090 gene encoding protein POLLEN DEFECTIVE IN GUIDANCE 1 yields the protein MADLRSGPRNLSFDVLARLDSFLDDAGASVLRSDSGQSHRRKRRHKKKKKKVNDEHELDLDLNLNLISSSNSNAFVINSNIINNNIDRNMSIDRSVSRNCGSVVVYEEAVMPMEEKRVYPVSSSSVRESQELRQRSSVSSYGEEGMMPMCRIEENVKEVDESSRAGSRAGSVSGKEFDTELMMKQTAEMNVNVNVNGHRGCRMLEKDKSLDWKQVMADKDPNYNYLLESSPIKYFVEEMHGGNSLRTTTTLANEKERERVYDTIFRMPWRCELVIDVGFFVCLDSFLSLLTVMPIRLVTTCWRLLKTRQFKMLSAAELSDFGCFLMLAFGVTLLQQTDISLIYHMIRGQGTIKLYVVYNVLEIFDKLCQNFGGDVLQTLFNTADGLANSSSEQMRYWQLRFICDEVLAVASSIIHSFILLAQAITLSTCIVAHNNALFALLVSNNFSEIKSNVFKRFSKDNIQSLVYYDSVERFHIASFLIFVLAQNILEAEGPWFENFLYNALVVYICELMIDIIKHSFIAKFNEIKPVVYSEFLEDLCKQTLNIEAENPKKNLTFVPLAPASVVIRVLSPVYAAHLPSGPALWRLLWILILAVTSFVMLTTLKVMIGMGLRKHATWYIKRCQRRKLHSD from the exons ATGGCGGACCTAAGATCCGGCCCACGTAACCTCTCCTTCGACGTCCTCGCACGCCTCGACTCGTTTCTCGACGACGCCGGAGCCTCCGTTCTCCGATCAGATTCCGGCCAGTCTCATCGGAGAAAACGGAGAcacaaaaagaagaagaagaaggttaaCGATGAACATGAACTCGATTTggatttgaatttgaatttgattagtAGCTCGAATTCTAATGCTTTTGTTATTAAtagtaatattattaataataatattgatAGGAATATGAGTATTGATAGGAGTGTTAGTAGGAATTGTGGAAGTGTGGTGGTGTATGAGGAGGCGGTGATGCCGATGGAGGAGAAACGAGTGTATCCGGTGAGTAGTAGTTCGGTTAGGGAGAGTCAGGAGTTGAGGCAGAGGAGTAGTGTTAGTAGTTATGGGGAGGAGGGGATGATGCCGATGTGTAGGATCGAGGAGAATGTGAAGGAGGTGGATGAGAGTAGTAGGGCTGGTAGCAGGGCAGGGAGTGTGTCGGGAAAGGAGTTTGATACAGaattgatgatgaaacagacggCGGAGATGAATGTGAATGTGAATGTGAATGGGCATCGTGGGTGTAGAATGCTGGAGAAGGATAAATCGTTGGATTGGAAGCAAGTGATGGCGGATAAAGATCCTAACT ACAACTATCTGTTGGAGAGCTCGCCAATTAAATACTTTGTGGAAGAAATGCATGGTGGAAACTCGTTACGGACAACAACCACCCTAGCCAATGAGAAAGAGCGTGAAAGAGTGTACGATACTATTTTCCGCATGCCATGGCGTTGTGAATTG GTCATAGATGTTGGCTTCTTTGTCTGCTTGGATTCGTTCCTCTCACTGTTAACGGTTATGCCAATTAGGCTCGTCACTACATGTTGGAGGCTTCTAAAAACAAG GCAATTCAAGATGCTTTCAGCAGCGGAACTATCTGACTTTGGCTGTTTTCTTATGTTGGCTTTTGGAGTTACTTTATTACAACAAACAG ATATCAGCCTCATTTATCACATGATTCGAGGTCAAGGAACGATCAAGCTCTATGTCGTGTACAATGTATTGGAG ATATTTGATAAATTATGCCAAAATTTTGGTGGAGATGTATTGCAAACACTATTTAATACTGCCGACGGTTTAGCAAACAGTTCATCCGAACAGATGAGATACTGGCAATTGCGGTTCATCTGTGATGAAGTTTTAGCCGTGGCTTCGTCAA TCATTCATTCGTTCATCTTATTAGCCCAGGCCATAACTCTGTCGACTTGTATAGTTGCCCACAACAACGCATTGTTTGCTTTGTTGGTCTCAAACAATTTTTCGGAGATAAAAAGTAACGTTTTTAAACGTTTCAGCAAGGATAACATACAGAGTCTGGTATATTATG ATTCAGTGGAGCGGTTCCATATTGCATCCTTTTTAATTTTTGTCTTGGCTCAGAATATTCTGGAAGCTGAAGGTCCGTGGTTTGAGAATTTTCTTTAT AATGCTCTTGTGGTATACATATGTGAATTGATGATTGATATAATTAAACATTCTTTCATTGCTAAATTCAATGAAATAAAGCCCGTCGTATATTCTGAGTTTCTTGAAGACCTTTGCAAACAG ACTTTAAACATCGAGGCAGAGAATCCGAAGAAAAACCTTACCTTTGTTCCTTTGGCGCCAGCTTCCGTG GTGATTCGAGTATTGAGTCCGGTTTATGCTGCACATCTTCCCTCTGGGCCCGCTCTTTGGAGACTTTTGTGGATATTAATATTGGCGGTCACGAGTTTCGTGATGCTCACAACACTTAAAGTGATGATCGGTATGGGTCTTCGTAAACACGCTACTTGGTATATTAAAAGGTGCCAAAGGAGGAAACTTCACTCGGATTAG